A single region of the Streptomyces sp. ITFR-16 genome encodes:
- a CDS encoding trimeric intracellular cation channel family protein: MLNELFTPSVQHALDIVGIFVFAISGALLAVRKNFDVFGIAVLAEVTALGGGLFRDLIIGAVPPAAFTDLGYFTTPLFAAVLVFFLHPHVERIQVGVNVFDAAGLGLFCVTGTVKAYDYGLGLTASAALGLATAVGGGVLRDVLANEVPSLLRWDRDLYAVPAIVGATTIVLCIRFDTLNAFTSGAAVIAAFVLRLLALRFHWRAPRAYNRRSATAEEN, translated from the coding sequence GTGCTCAACGAACTGTTCACGCCCTCCGTCCAGCATGCGCTCGACATCGTCGGGATCTTCGTCTTCGCGATCTCCGGCGCTCTGCTCGCCGTACGCAAGAACTTCGATGTCTTCGGCATCGCGGTACTCGCCGAGGTGACCGCGCTGGGCGGGGGGCTGTTCCGTGACCTGATCATCGGCGCGGTGCCGCCGGCCGCCTTCACGGACCTGGGGTACTTCACCACCCCGCTGTTCGCCGCCGTCCTCGTCTTCTTCCTTCATCCGCACGTCGAGCGCATCCAGGTGGGCGTCAACGTCTTCGACGCGGCCGGCCTCGGCCTCTTCTGCGTCACCGGCACGGTGAAGGCGTACGACTACGGCCTCGGCCTCACCGCGTCGGCGGCGCTCGGCCTGGCCACCGCGGTCGGCGGCGGTGTGCTGCGCGACGTCCTGGCCAACGAGGTGCCGTCGCTGCTGCGCTGGGACCGCGATCTGTACGCGGTGCCCGCCATCGTCGGCGCCACCACGATCGTGCTCTGCATCCGCTTCGACACCCTCAACGCGTTCACCAGCGGCGCCGCCGTGATCGCGGCGTTCGTGCTGCGGCTGCTGGCGCTGCGCTTCCACTGGCG
- a CDS encoding ABC transporter ATP-binding protein: MTEVSKAQTAAAGASVPAARAGGDDAFLSVRDLRIHFQTDDGLVKSVDGVSFDVKPGQTLGIVGESGSGKSVTSLGVLGLHRTAPNARISGEVWLDGEELIGASDDRVRELRGRKMAMIFQDPLSAMHPYFTVGAQIVEAYRVHNKVSKKIARTRAVEMLDRVGIPEPHKRVDAHPHEFSGGMRQRAMIAMALVNNPELLIADEPTTALDVTVQAQILDLIRDLQKEFGSAVIMITHDLGVVAEMADELLVMYGGRCIERGPAEKVFYEAQHPYTWGLLTSMPRIDREETERLVPVKGQPPSLINVPSGCAFNPRCPYADVPGDNVTRTTRPELKQVGDGHFSACHMAPEERTRIWTEEIAPKL, encoded by the coding sequence GTGACCGAGGTTTCCAAGGCACAGACCGCGGCGGCGGGCGCGTCCGTCCCCGCCGCGCGGGCCGGCGGCGATGACGCCTTCCTCTCCGTACGGGACCTGCGCATCCACTTCCAGACCGATGACGGCCTGGTCAAGTCGGTCGACGGCGTCAGCTTCGACGTGAAGCCCGGACAGACCCTCGGTATCGTCGGCGAGTCCGGCTCCGGCAAGTCCGTCACCTCGCTCGGCGTCCTCGGCCTGCACCGCACGGCCCCCAACGCCCGCATATCCGGCGAGGTCTGGCTGGACGGCGAGGAGCTGATCGGCGCCTCCGACGACCGGGTGCGCGAGCTGCGCGGCCGCAAGATGGCCATGATCTTCCAGGACCCGCTGTCCGCGATGCACCCGTACTTCACGGTCGGCGCGCAGATCGTGGAGGCGTACCGCGTCCACAACAAGGTCAGCAAGAAGATCGCCCGCACCCGGGCCGTCGAGATGCTCGACCGGGTCGGCATCCCCGAGCCGCACAAGCGCGTGGACGCCCATCCGCACGAGTTCTCCGGCGGGATGCGCCAGCGCGCCATGATCGCGATGGCGCTGGTCAACAACCCCGAGCTGCTCATCGCCGACGAGCCGACCACCGCCCTGGACGTCACCGTCCAGGCGCAGATCCTGGACCTGATCCGGGACCTGCAGAAGGAGTTCGGCTCCGCCGTCATCATGATCACCCATGACCTGGGGGTCGTCGCCGAGATGGCCGACGAGCTCCTGGTGATGTACGGCGGCCGGTGCATCGAGCGCGGGCCGGCGGAGAAGGTCTTCTACGAGGCCCAGCACCCGTACACCTGGGGTCTGCTCACCTCGATGCCGCGCATCGACCGCGAGGAGACCGAGCGGCTGGTCCCCGTCAAGGGGCAGCCGCCGTCCCTGATCAACGTCCCGAGCGGCTGCGCCTTCAACCCGCGCTGCCCGTACGCGGACGTCCCCGGGGACAACGTCACCCGCACGACACGTCCCGAGCTGAAGCAGGTCGGCGACGGCCACTTCTCCGCCTGCCACATGGCACCGGAGGAGCGGACCCGGATCTGGACCGAAGAGATTGCGCCGAAGCTGTGA
- a CDS encoding ABC transporter ATP-binding protein — protein MEKDVKIPEQAVSAREPLLRVEGLVKHFPIRKGLLGRQTAAVKAVDGIDFEVYPGETLGVVGESGCGKSTMGRLITRLIEPTGGKVEFEGRDITHLSMGQMRPMRRDIQMIFQDPYSSLNPRHTIGTIVSAPFRLQGVEPEGGLKAHVQELLSLVGLSPEHYNRYPHEFSGGQRQRIGIARALALRPKLVVADEPVSALDVSIQAQVVNLLDDLQDELGLTYVIIAHDLSVIRHVSDRIAVMYLGKVVELADRKSLYSAPMHPYTKALMSAVPVPDPRRRGAKSERILLKGDVPSPISPPSGCRFHTRCWKASDICKTQEPPLIALKTGHQVACHHPENAEDQAPGQQVLAGAREAVELVTVAKPEAGEPVAKGEPDAATPSGAAEDGAKE, from the coding sequence CTGGAGAAGGACGTGAAGATCCCGGAGCAGGCCGTCTCCGCGCGCGAGCCGCTGCTCCGGGTCGAGGGCCTGGTCAAGCACTTCCCGATCCGCAAGGGCCTGCTGGGGCGGCAGACCGCCGCGGTCAAGGCCGTCGACGGCATCGACTTCGAGGTGTACCCGGGGGAGACCCTGGGCGTCGTCGGCGAGTCCGGCTGCGGCAAGTCGACGATGGGCCGGCTCATCACCCGGCTGATCGAACCGACCGGCGGCAAGGTCGAGTTCGAGGGCCGCGACATCACGCACCTGTCCATGGGGCAGATGCGGCCGATGCGCCGCGACATCCAGATGATCTTCCAGGACCCGTACTCCTCGCTGAACCCGCGCCACACGATCGGCACGATCGTCAGCGCGCCGTTCAGGCTCCAGGGTGTCGAGCCCGAGGGCGGTCTGAAGGCCCATGTGCAGGAGCTGCTGTCGCTGGTCGGGCTCAGCCCCGAGCACTACAACCGCTACCCGCACGAGTTCTCCGGCGGCCAGCGCCAGCGCATCGGCATCGCCCGCGCGCTCGCCCTGCGCCCGAAGCTGGTCGTCGCCGACGAACCGGTCTCCGCGCTGGACGTGTCGATCCAGGCCCAGGTGGTCAACCTGCTGGACGACCTCCAGGACGAGCTGGGCCTCACGTATGTGATCATCGCGCACGACCTCTCGGTCATCCGCCATGTCTCGGACCGGATCGCGGTCATGTACCTGGGCAAGGTCGTCGAGCTGGCGGACCGCAAGTCGCTGTACTCGGCGCCCATGCACCCGTACACCAAGGCCCTGATGTCCGCGGTGCCGGTGCCGGACCCCCGTCGCCGGGGGGCCAAGAGCGAGCGCATCCTGCTCAAGGGCGATGTGCCCTCGCCGATCTCGCCGCCGAGCGGCTGCCGCTTCCATACCCGGTGCTGGAAGGCGTCGGACATCTGCAAGACGCAGGAGCCGCCGCTGATCGCGCTGAAGACCGGCCACCAGGTCGCCTGCCACCACCCGGAGAACGCCGAGGACCAGGCGCCCGGGCAGCAGGTCCTGGCCGGGGCCCGGGAAGCGGTCGAGCTGGTCACGGTGGCGAAGCCGGAGGCCGGCGAGCCCGTGGCGAAGGGTGAGCCGGACGCCGCGACACCCTCCGGGGCGGCCGAGGACGGCGCCAAGGAGTAG
- the gcvH gene encoding glycine cleavage system protein GcvH, giving the protein MSNPQQLRYSKEHEWLSAVEDGVATIGITEYAANALGDVVYAQLPEVGDTVTAGETCGELESTKSVSDLYSPVTGEVTAANQDVVDDPSLVNSAPFEGGWLFKVRVAEEPKDLLSADEYTEFSGN; this is encoded by the coding sequence ATGAGCAACCCCCAGCAGCTGCGGTACAGCAAGGAGCACGAGTGGCTGTCGGCCGTCGAGGACGGTGTGGCCACGATCGGCATCACGGAGTACGCGGCCAACGCGCTCGGTGACGTCGTCTACGCCCAGCTCCCCGAGGTCGGTGACACGGTGACCGCGGGCGAGACCTGCGGCGAGCTGGAGTCGACCAAGTCGGTCAGCGACCTGTACTCGCCGGTGACCGGCGAGGTCACGGCCGCGAACCAGGACGTGGTGGACGACCCGTCGCTGGTGAACTCCGCGCCGTTCGAAGGCGGCTGGCTGTTCAAGGTACGCGTCGCGGAGGAGCCGAAGGACCTGCTCTCCGCCGACGAGTACACCGAGTTCTCCGGCAACTGA
- a CDS encoding ABC transporter permease translates to MAAYIIRRVFGAVLLLLIVSAVTFAIFFLVPRIAGQTMDQLAAQYVGKDANPQSILAVKQNLGLDQPLYFQYWHFLKQLFVGADFQFGPEATHCGVPCFGYSFKRHVEVWPELTARIPVTFSLAIGAAVIWLISGVAIGVVSALKRGSILDRFFMGVALAGVSLPIFFTGMLALGVLTVQWPVWEGVNYVPFTESPLDWAWNLLIPWCSLAFLYSALYARITRAGMLETMGEDYIRTARAKGLKESRVIGKHGLRAALTPIVTIFGMDFGLLVGGAVITETVFSFPGLGQYAIKSVQESDLPIVMGVTLVAAFFIVVCNLLVDLVYAAIDPRVRYS, encoded by the coding sequence GTGGCTGCGTACATCATCCGACGCGTCTTCGGCGCGGTGCTGCTGCTGTTGATCGTCAGCGCAGTCACCTTCGCGATCTTCTTCCTCGTCCCCCGGATAGCCGGGCAGACGATGGACCAACTGGCAGCCCAGTACGTGGGCAAGGACGCCAACCCGCAGTCCATCCTCGCGGTCAAGCAGAACCTCGGCCTCGACCAGCCGCTGTACTTCCAGTACTGGCACTTCCTCAAGCAGCTGTTCGTCGGCGCCGACTTCCAGTTCGGCCCCGAGGCGACGCACTGCGGGGTGCCGTGCTTCGGCTACTCCTTCAAGCGGCACGTCGAGGTGTGGCCCGAGCTGACCGCGCGTATTCCGGTCACGTTCTCCCTGGCGATCGGCGCCGCGGTGATCTGGCTGATCAGCGGTGTGGCGATCGGTGTCGTCTCCGCGCTCAAGCGGGGCTCGATCCTCGACCGCTTCTTCATGGGCGTCGCGCTCGCCGGTGTCTCCCTGCCGATCTTCTTCACCGGCATGCTCGCGCTGGGTGTGCTGACCGTGCAGTGGCCCGTCTGGGAGGGCGTCAACTACGTCCCCTTCACGGAGAGTCCGCTGGACTGGGCGTGGAACCTGCTGATCCCGTGGTGTTCGCTCGCCTTCCTGTACTCCGCGCTCTACGCCCGCATCACCAGAGCCGGGATGCTGGAGACGATGGGCGAGGACTACATCCGCACGGCCCGCGCCAAGGGCCTGAAGGAGAGCCGCGTCATCGGCAAGCACGGTCTGCGGGCCGCGCTCACCCCGATCGTGACCATCTTCGGCATGGACTTCGGCCTGCTGGTCGGCGGCGCGGTCATCACCGAGACCGTGTTCTCCTTCCCCGGCCTCGGCCAGTACGCCATCAAGAGCGTGCAGGAGAGCGACCTGCCCATCGTGATGGGCGTGACGCTCGTCGCGGCCTTCTTCATCGTTGTCTGCAATCTGCTGGTGGACCTGGTGTACGCCGCCATCGACCCCAGGGTGAGGTACTCGTGA
- a CDS encoding ABC transporter permease → MTAPIETTGSAAEAQPEAVLTGVKQSQIEGRSLGQIAWSRFKRDKVAVAGGIVVILLILLAVLSKPIQAVFGLDPNEFHQDLIDPALLAPKGDWGGISWSHPLGVEPQYGRDIMTRIIEGSWVSLVVAVGSTLLSVVIGVFFGVVSGFYGGWVDTFISRMMDTFLAFPLLLFAISISAALQDGAFGLEGLPLRIAVLIFVIGFFSWPYMGRIVRAQTMSLRNREFVEAARSLGARGPFILFRELLPNLVAPVLVYSTLLIPSNILFEAGLSYLGVGIAPPQASWGGMLTNAIDFYENDPLYMIVPGVAIFVTVLAFNLLGDGLRDALDPRSK, encoded by the coding sequence GTGACCGCACCGATCGAGACCACCGGATCGGCTGCCGAGGCGCAGCCGGAGGCAGTACTCACGGGGGTTAAACAGAGCCAGATCGAGGGCCGTTCGCTCGGGCAGATCGCCTGGTCGCGCTTCAAGCGCGACAAGGTGGCGGTGGCGGGCGGCATCGTTGTCATCCTGCTGATCCTGCTCGCCGTGCTCTCCAAGCCGATCCAGGCCGTCTTCGGTCTGGACCCCAACGAGTTCCACCAGGACCTCATCGACCCCGCGCTGCTCGCCCCCAAGGGCGACTGGGGCGGCATCAGCTGGAGCCACCCGCTCGGCGTCGAGCCGCAGTACGGCCGGGACATCATGACCCGGATCATCGAGGGCTCCTGGGTCTCCCTGGTCGTCGCCGTCGGCTCGACCCTGCTCTCCGTCGTGATCGGCGTCTTCTTCGGCGTCGTCTCCGGCTTCTACGGCGGCTGGGTCGACACCTTCATCAGCCGCATGATGGACACCTTCCTGGCCTTCCCGCTGCTGCTGTTCGCGATCTCCATCTCGGCGGCCCTGCAGGACGGCGCGTTCGGTCTGGAAGGGCTGCCGCTGCGCATCGCCGTCCTGATCTTCGTGATCGGATTCTTCAGCTGGCCGTACATGGGCCGGATCGTGCGTGCCCAGACGATGAGCCTGCGCAATCGCGAATTCGTCGAGGCCGCACGGTCGTTGGGCGCGCGCGGCCCCTTCATCCTCTTCCGGGAGCTGCTGCCGAACCTGGTGGCGCCCGTTCTCGTCTACTCCACGCTGCTCATCCCGTCGAACATCCTCTTCGAGGCGGGACTCAGCTACCTCGGAGTCGGCATCGCACCCCCGCAGGCCTCCTGGGGCGGGATGCTCACCAATGCCATCGACTTCTACGAGAACGATCCGCTGTACATGATCGTGCCGGGCGTGGCCATCTTCGTCACGGTCCTGGCGTTCAACCTGCTGGGAGACGGGCTGCGTGATGCCCTCGATCCCCGTAGCAAGTAG
- the gcvT gene encoding glycine cleavage system aminomethyltransferase GcvT, with the protein MSTAPRLTALDALHRSLGATMTDFAGWDMPLRYASERDEHNAVRTKAGLFDLSHMGEITVTGPAAADLLNFALVGNIGTVSAGRARYTMICAEDGGILDDLIVYRLGEAEYMVVANAGNAQIVLDALTARAEGFDAEVRDDRDAYALLAVQGPESPAILAAVTDADLDGLKYYAGLPGTVAGVPALIARTGYTGEDGFELFVAPEHAERLWRALTDAGASRGLIPCGLSCRDTLRLEAGMPLYGHELTTSLTPFDAGLGRVVKFEKDGDFVGRKALEAAAGRAETAPPRKLVGLVAEGRRVPRAGFSVVANGEVIGEVTSGAPSPTLGRPIAMAYVDAAHATPGTAGVAVDIRGSHEPYEVVALPFYKRRK; encoded by the coding sequence ATGAGCACCGCCCCCCGCCTCACCGCCCTCGATGCCCTGCACCGTTCGCTGGGCGCGACCATGACCGACTTCGCGGGCTGGGACATGCCGCTGCGCTACGCCAGTGAGCGCGACGAGCACAACGCCGTGCGCACGAAGGCCGGCCTCTTCGACCTCTCCCACATGGGCGAGATCACCGTCACCGGCCCGGCCGCCGCCGACCTGCTGAACTTCGCGCTGGTCGGCAACATCGGCACCGTCTCCGCGGGCCGCGCCCGCTACACGATGATCTGCGCCGAGGACGGCGGGATCCTGGACGACCTGATCGTCTACCGCCTGGGCGAGGCCGAGTACATGGTCGTCGCCAACGCCGGCAACGCGCAGATCGTGCTGGACGCGCTGACCGCCCGCGCCGAGGGCTTCGACGCCGAGGTGCGCGACGACCGCGACGCCTACGCGCTGCTCGCCGTCCAGGGCCCCGAGTCCCCCGCCATTCTCGCCGCCGTCACCGACGCCGACCTGGACGGCCTGAAGTACTACGCGGGACTCCCGGGCACGGTCGCCGGGGTCCCCGCGCTGATCGCCCGCACCGGCTACACCGGCGAGGACGGCTTCGAGCTGTTCGTCGCCCCCGAGCACGCCGAGCGGCTGTGGCGCGCGCTCACCGATGCGGGCGCCTCGCGCGGCCTGATCCCGTGCGGGCTCTCCTGCCGCGACACGCTGCGCCTGGAGGCGGGCATGCCGCTGTACGGGCACGAGCTGACGACCTCCCTGACGCCGTTCGACGCCGGTCTCGGCCGGGTCGTGAAGTTCGAGAAGGACGGCGACTTCGTGGGCCGCAAGGCGCTGGAGGCCGCCGCCGGGCGCGCCGAGACCGCCCCGCCGCGCAAGCTCGTCGGCCTGGTCGCCGAGGGCCGCCGGGTACCGCGCGCCGGGTTCTCCGTCGTCGCGAACGGCGAGGTCATCGGCGAGGTCACCTCCGGCGCGCCCTCGCCCACGCTGGGCAGGCCGATCGCCATGGCCTATGTCGACGCCGCGCACGCCACGCCCGGCACCGCGGGTGTGGCCGTGGACATCCGGGGCAGCCACGAGCCGTACGAGGTCGTGGCGCTGCCGTTCTACAAGCGCCGGAAGTAG
- a CDS encoding enhanced serine sensitivity protein SseB — MDIPAPARSHPQSGWPANELEEVLGASLGSPEAGGRLVEVLGRSSLWVPLPNGGGPDATDLDLPTLDIEGAPYVPVFSSEQQFLACVGTHLSFTVAPAREFARGLPPQLGLAVNPGGAVGMPLPPPAVAELCRTGRTPLDGPSSGGRVRLYEPDWKQEPVDFLAAAAGEFEESGVVLTARRVLASIEGGDPVLFVGVEFSTWDGAGRNAPMDALGRALGRVEVPWPVNLVLLDVAQDPVADWMRDRVRPFYQRAAAQGPGIPAG, encoded by the coding sequence GTGGACATTCCGGCACCGGCCCGGAGCCATCCGCAGAGCGGATGGCCGGCCAATGAGCTCGAAGAAGTGCTCGGCGCCTCGCTCGGCAGCCCGGAGGCGGGCGGCCGGCTCGTCGAGGTGCTCGGCCGCAGCAGCCTCTGGGTGCCCCTGCCCAACGGCGGCGGACCCGACGCGACCGACCTCGATCTGCCGACGCTGGACATCGAGGGCGCGCCCTATGTGCCCGTGTTCAGTTCCGAGCAGCAGTTCCTGGCCTGCGTCGGCACGCACCTGTCGTTCACCGTGGCCCCCGCCCGCGAGTTCGCCCGCGGACTGCCCCCGCAGCTCGGCCTGGCGGTGAACCCGGGCGGCGCCGTCGGCATGCCGCTGCCGCCGCCGGCCGTCGCGGAACTCTGCCGGACCGGTCGCACCCCGCTCGACGGCCCGTCCAGCGGCGGCCGGGTCCGGCTGTACGAACCGGACTGGAAGCAGGAGCCGGTCGACTTCCTCGCGGCGGCCGCCGGAGAGTTCGAGGAGAGCGGTGTCGTGCTCACCGCCCGGCGGGTCCTGGCCAGCATCGAGGGCGGCGACCCCGTCCTCTTCGTCGGCGTCGAGTTCTCCACCTGGGACGGAGCCGGGCGCAACGCCCCCATGGACGCCCTGGGCCGGGCGCTGGGCCGTGTCGAGGTGCCGTGGCCGGTCAACCTGGTGCTGCTGGACGTGGCCCAGGACCCGGTCGCCGACTGGATGCGCGACCGGGTGCGGCCCTTCTATCAGCGGGCCGCCGCGCAGGGGCCGGGCATCCCCGCCGGATGA
- a CDS encoding enhanced serine sensitivity protein SseB C-terminal domain-containing protein produces MSASGTAAAGKVEHMLRQVTPGRYDAYEALLQALAADRIWMLLWHGSAGAPDAQYGNMEVDGLGYAPCVTSAQELSASGWNRAHEVVGGLDIARALFPDRWGIWLNPHAPGGGVGIPWLDLRRIATGLDRMPAGPLRISEPAVEIPQFYAQLAQNAHHTPAIRSLRRAWVQPALGVPYLAIGLDLYDTSRPSVDAVRAMMQQSIGTVPEGLPVSTVAMADEYDPVTMWLRANARPFYDRDAHAPAGRGAAVAPGYGYPQAPGPAPRAY; encoded by the coding sequence GTGAGTGCGTCAGGCACCGCGGCGGCCGGAAAGGTCGAGCACATGCTGCGCCAAGTCACGCCCGGGCGCTACGACGCGTACGAGGCGCTGCTCCAGGCCCTGGCGGCCGACCGGATCTGGATGCTGCTCTGGCACGGCAGCGCCGGCGCCCCCGACGCCCAGTACGGCAACATGGAGGTCGACGGCCTCGGCTACGCCCCCTGTGTCACCTCCGCCCAGGAGCTCTCCGCCAGCGGCTGGAACAGGGCCCACGAGGTCGTCGGCGGCCTCGACATCGCCCGCGCCCTGTTCCCCGACCGCTGGGGCATCTGGCTCAACCCGCACGCCCCCGGCGGCGGCGTCGGCATTCCCTGGCTGGACCTGCGCCGGATCGCCACCGGCCTCGACCGGATGCCCGCGGGACCGCTGCGCATCAGCGAGCCGGCCGTGGAGATCCCGCAGTTCTACGCCCAGCTCGCGCAGAATGCCCACCACACCCCCGCGATCCGCTCGCTGCGCCGCGCCTGGGTGCAGCCCGCGCTCGGCGTCCCGTACCTCGCCATCGGTCTCGATCTGTACGACACGAGCCGGCCGTCCGTCGACGCCGTGCGGGCGATGATGCAGCAGTCGATCGGCACGGTCCCCGAGGGGCTGCCGGTCTCCACGGTCGCGATGGCCGACGAGTACGACCCGGTCACGATGTGGCTGCGGGCCAACGCCCGGCCGTTCTACGACCGCGACGCGCACGCCCCGGCCGGACGCGGCGCGGCCGTCGCTCCCGGTTACGGATACCCGCAGGCCCCCGGCCCGGCGCCGCGCGCGTACTGA
- a CDS encoding AAA family ATPase, which translates to MTFQRYATAAGVAPGALPAQPGSPVREAAGPRPPVVRDLRDRAGHGPGGLRFTAGDVVVVSGLPGSGKSTLIARTAPAYAIDSQDARDRWAARLPRSVPYALYRPLVRIAHYWGLRRALRSGASVVVHDCGTQAWVRGWLARDARRRGRSLHLVLLDVAPETAREGQRARGRGVSGYAFARHRGAVARLLRDTGAGLLPPGCASAVLLDRDAADLLTRISFADAQSKD; encoded by the coding sequence ATGACGTTCCAGCGGTACGCGACGGCCGCGGGGGTCGCACCCGGCGCACTGCCCGCACAGCCGGGCTCGCCCGTCAGGGAGGCGGCGGGCCCGCGCCCGCCCGTCGTACGGGACCTGCGGGACCGGGCCGGACACGGTCCCGGGGGCCTGCGCTTCACGGCGGGCGACGTCGTGGTGGTCTCCGGGCTGCCCGGCAGCGGCAAGTCGACCCTGATCGCCCGGACCGCCCCGGCGTACGCCATCGACTCCCAGGACGCCCGGGACCGCTGGGCGGCGCGGCTGCCCCGCTCGGTGCCGTACGCCCTCTACCGGCCGCTCGTCCGCATCGCCCACTACTGGGGGCTGCGGCGGGCGCTGCGCTCCGGGGCCTCCGTCGTCGTCCACGACTGCGGCACCCAGGCCTGGGTGCGCGGCTGGCTGGCCCGCGACGCCCGGCGGCGCGGCCGGAGCCTGCACCTCGTCCTGCTCGACGTCGCCCCCGAGACGGCGCGGGAGGGACAGCGCGCACGGGGCCGGGGCGTCTCCGGATACGCGTTCGCCCGGCACCGCGGGGCCGTGGCGCGCCTGCTGCGGGACACCGGGGCCGGCCTGCTGCCGCCCGGCTGCGCCTCCGCCGTACTGCTGGACCGGGACGCGGCGGACCTGCTGACGCGGATCTCATTCGCAGACGCACAGAGCAAGGACTGA
- a CDS encoding ABC transporter substrate-binding protein, translated as MKTRKTTAVVATAVVLMLGASACNGSKDSDSSGKGGKDGSAATDAALTSVVNKSDKKGGTLKLEMSDEPDSLDPGNTYYGWVQNFSRLYGRSLTSFKPAAGKDGLEVVPDLAEGLGKASPDAKTWTYKLKKGLKYEDGSAITSKDVKYAVERSNFAPEALSNGPTYFKAHLIGGDKYKGPYKDKNPDGIASIETPDDLTIVFKLKDAFADFDYLATFTQTAPVPAAKDKGADYVKGIVSSGPYKFESYEEGRSATLVRNPNWDPKTDPLRPALPDKVTIRFKVKQETVDNNLLADNIAADAAGTGVAPATQPKVLTKADLKKQTDNSYAGATSYIGLNVHVKPFDNIHCRKAVQWGLDKASVQAAQGGDPKGDVATTLLPPTVNGYSKFDLYESAGHKGDEAKAKEELKACGKPNGFDTKISARSDRPAEMSMVTAVQASLKKIGINAEIKSFPGGKYFSNFAGNPSYVHANKLGMIMTAWGADWPTGFGFLDQIINGSAIKPSGGNNVQELDDPKINKLLNEGIANTDSAAREKAWGEVDKAVAEGATAVPLIYRKNLLLRPESATNVTVTQAYLGMYDYVLMGSAK; from the coding sequence GTGAAGACCAGAAAAACGACAGCGGTGGTCGCCACAGCTGTGGTCCTGATGCTGGGAGCGTCCGCGTGCAACGGCTCCAAGGACAGCGACAGCAGCGGCAAGGGCGGCAAGGACGGCTCCGCCGCGACTGACGCCGCGCTGACGTCCGTCGTCAACAAGTCGGACAAGAAGGGCGGGACGCTCAAGCTCGAGATGTCCGACGAGCCCGACTCGCTCGACCCCGGCAACACCTACTACGGCTGGGTGCAGAACTTCTCCCGCCTGTACGGCCGTTCGCTCACGTCGTTCAAGCCGGCCGCCGGCAAGGACGGCCTGGAGGTCGTCCCGGACCTCGCCGAGGGCCTCGGCAAGGCGAGCCCGGACGCGAAGACCTGGACGTACAAGCTCAAGAAGGGGCTCAAGTACGAGGACGGGTCCGCGATCACCTCGAAGGACGTCAAGTACGCCGTCGAGCGCTCCAACTTCGCGCCGGAGGCCCTGTCCAACGGTCCGACGTACTTCAAGGCCCACCTCATCGGAGGCGACAAGTACAAGGGTCCGTACAAGGACAAGAACCCGGACGGCATCGCCTCGATCGAGACGCCGGACGACCTGACGATCGTCTTCAAGCTGAAGGACGCCTTCGCGGACTTCGACTACCTGGCGACCTTCACGCAGACGGCCCCCGTGCCGGCCGCGAAGGACAAGGGTGCCGACTACGTCAAGGGCATTGTCTCCTCGGGCCCGTACAAGTTCGAGTCGTACGAGGAGGGCCGCAGCGCGACCCTCGTCCGCAACCCGAACTGGGACCCGAAGACCGACCCGCTGCGTCCGGCCCTGCCGGACAAGGTGACGATCCGGTTCAAGGTCAAGCAGGAGACGGTCGACAACAACCTGCTCGCGGACAACATCGCCGCTGACGCGGCCGGCACCGGTGTCGCCCCGGCGACCCAGCCGAAGGTCCTCACCAAGGCCGACCTGAAGAAGCAGACCGACAACTCGTACGCGGGTGCCACCTCGTACATCGGTCTGAACGTCCACGTGAAGCCGTTCGACAACATCCACTGCCGCAAGGCCGTGCAGTGGGGTCTCGACAAGGCGTCGGTCCAGGCGGCCCAGGGTGGCGACCCGAAGGGTGACGTCGCCACGACCCTGCTGCCCCCGACGGTCAACGGCTACTCGAAGTTCGACCTGTACGAGAGCGCCGGCCACAAGGGCGACGAGGCCAAGGCCAAGGAAGAGCTGAAGGCGTGTGGCAAGCCGAACGGCTTCGACACCAAGATCTCGGCCCGCTCCGACCGCCCCGCCGAGATGTCCATGGTGACCGCGGTGCAGGCCTCGCTCAAGAAGATCGGCATCAACGCCGAGATCAAGAGCTTCCCCGGTGGCAAGTACTTCTCGAACTTCGCCGGCAACCCGAGCTACGTGCACGCCAACAAGCTCGGCATGATCATGACCGCCTGGGGTGCCGACTGGCCGACCGGCTTCGGCTTCCTGGACCAGATCATCAACGGCTCGGCCATCAAGCCGTCCGGTGGCAACAACGTCCAGGAGCTGGACGACCCGAAGATCAACAAGCTGCTCAACGAGGGCATCGCCAACACCGACTCCGCCGCCCGTGAGAAGGCGTGGGGCGAGGTCGACAAGGCCGTGGCCGAAGGCGCGACCGCTGTGCCGCTGATCTACCGCAAGAACCTGCTGCTCCGCCCGGAGTCCGCGACCAACGTCACGGTCACCCAGGCCTACCTCGGCATGTACGACTACGTGCTGATGGGTTCCGCCAAGTAG